The Chloroflexota bacterium genome window below encodes:
- a CDS encoding universal stress protein, with protein MAYRRVLVPLDGSELAERAIPYAKTIARIKGSELILFTVSIAAVEQLDRPMKAYLELNAQELQSQGIKASTAIAYGNVADEIISFADKNNIDLIIISTHGYSGIKRWVLGSVARKVLYGTCVQVLLIKSKAPKASQVELKKLLLPLDGSPFSEAPIPFIEELTKGTEAEIVLTVVCEPPLVPSYGDRPINPTWEKHRDKLWTETQQQASEYLKKVKTRLEKQGIKVKSQAIPGDLGKVAESIMQVAQKEKVNLIAMTTQGRTGISRWVYGSVATRIVEESLQPVMLIRPSVPK; from the coding sequence ATGGCATACAGAAGAGTGCTCGTCCCCTTAGACGGCTCCGAACTGGCAGAACGAGCTATCCCCTACGCTAAGACCATTGCCAGAATCAAGGGCAGCGAGTTAATACTGTTTACAGTTAGCATTGCTGCTGTCGAGCAGTTGGACCGCCCCATGAAAGCTTATCTGGAGCTCAACGCACAGGAGCTACAGTCGCAGGGTATCAAAGCATCTACAGCTATTGCCTATGGCAACGTAGCGGATGAGATTATTAGCTTCGCCGACAAGAACAATATTGACCTTATAATCATCTCCACCCATGGATACTCTGGAATCAAGCGCTGGGTGCTAGGAAGCGTAGCTCGAAAGGTGCTCTACGGCACCTGCGTTCAAGTGCTGCTGATAAAGTCAAAGGCACCGAAAGCCTCCCAGGTAGAATTGAAAAAGTTATTACTTCCCCTGGATGGCTCACCTTTCTCCGAGGCCCCTATTCCTTTTATTGAGGAACTTACAAAAGGAACTGAGGCAGAGATTGTTCTAACTGTAGTCTGCGAGCCCCCACTAGTGCCTTCTTATGGGGACCGCCCCATCAACCCGACTTGGGAAAAGCACCGGGATAAACTGTGGACAGAGACACAACAGCAGGCTTCAGAATACCTGAAAAAGGTAAAAACCAGACTTGAAAAACAGGGGATAAAGGTAAAGTCACAAGCTATACCAGGTGACCTCGGGAAGGTAGCAGAGAGCATCATGCAAGTAGCTCAGAAAGAGAAGGTCAACTTGATAGCCATGACCACCCAAGGACGCACCGGAATCAGCCGCTGGGTCTATGGCAGCGTAGCTACTAGAATTGTGGAGGAATCGCTGCAGCCGGTTATGCTCATCCGCCCATCCGTGCCTAAGTAG
- a CDS encoding PAS domain S-box protein, giving the protein MFLGRVFGFKSLGGQREHHLRLAAINYISSVVSQSLDLKQILNSSIDSIIDVMNVDVVLIFLLDNEAGELVLSAHRGVSDSFVQSVNRLKLGDGLNGMVAQTGEPTFIKDASKDNRLTKMAVKEEEIRSQIIVPLESKGKVMGTICVAMHRHRQFNRDEVELLAAIGNQIGVAIENARLYEQEHKVAEQLRASEERYRELFQNAHDAIWVHDMDGNIVSSNAAAARLTGYEVGELCCMNVKSFLSEGSLNLAKDIRARLLQGEPVAQPYEQRLITKEGAEAILKLTTNLVGVDGSPVGFQHIARDVTQEKRMQESLRFYLGQITMAQEEERKRIARELHDETIQSLVVLARQLDDIASSDKGLSEYKRILLEILRGQINNIMADVRRLSQDLRPPALDRLGLVPALEWLASDVGKRSGINVKFSIHGVSRRFSSEVELVLFRVAQEALRNALRHAQATSAVVAVEFGDGKIRITVKDNGKGFDLPETTGDLVKQGRLGLAGMQERIQLVGGSLRIKSRSGKGTAVVIEAAA; this is encoded by the coding sequence TTGTTTCTAGGCCGGGTTTTTGGCTTCAAATCGTTGGGTGGGCAGCGTGAACACCACCTCCGACTTGCGGCTATCAATTACATCTCAAGTGTAGTCTCTCAGTCGCTGGACTTAAAACAGATTCTGAACAGCAGCATCGATAGCATCATCGATGTGATGAATGTTGATGTTGTATTGATATTTCTTCTGGATAATGAAGCTGGCGAGCTTGTTCTTAGTGCCCACAGAGGAGTTTCAGACTCATTTGTCCAGAGTGTTAACAGACTGAAACTGGGTGATGGTTTAAACGGGATGGTCGCTCAGACTGGGGAGCCAACGTTTATAAAAGACGCCTCAAAAGATAATAGATTGACTAAAATGGCGGTTAAGGAAGAAGAAATACGGTCTCAAATTATCGTGCCTTTGGAATCCAAAGGTAAGGTCATGGGTACTATTTGTGTGGCTATGCATCGACACCGTCAATTTAATCGAGACGAGGTGGAATTGCTTGCTGCTATAGGCAACCAGATTGGCGTTGCTATTGAAAATGCCCGCCTTTATGAACAGGAGCATAAAGTCGCAGAGCAATTGCGAGCATCTGAGGAAAGGTATCGAGAGCTATTCCAGAATGCCCATGACGCTATCTGGGTTCATGACATGGATGGAAATATTGTGTCATCTAATGCAGCAGCTGCCAGACTTACGGGATACGAAGTAGGGGAGTTATGCTGCATGAATGTTAAATCTTTCCTTTCTGAAGGAAGCTTGAACCTAGCTAAAGATATTAGAGCAAGGCTGCTTCAAGGAGAGCCTGTTGCTCAACCTTATGAGCAGAGATTAATTACAAAAGAAGGGGCTGAGGCTATTTTGAAGCTAACTACTAACTTGGTTGGAGTTGATGGAAGCCCTGTTGGTTTCCAGCACATTGCCAGGGATGTTACCCAGGAGAAACGAATGCAGGAGAGCTTACGCTTTTACTTAGGCCAAATCACTATGGCTCAAGAGGAAGAAAGAAAACGTATTGCTCGAGAACTTCACGATGAGACCATTCAGTCCTTGGTTGTCCTGGCGCGTCAGCTAGATGATATTGCTTCCAGTGATAAGGGGTTGTCTGAATACAAGAGAATCCTATTGGAGATCTTGAGGGGGCAGATCAACAACATAATGGCAGATGTGAGGCGGTTAAGCCAGGACTTGCGTCCTCCAGCGTTAGATCGCTTGGGCTTGGTACCAGCGCTAGAATGGTTAGCCTCCGACGTAGGAAAACGCTCAGGGATAAATGTCAAGTTTAGTATACATGGTGTTAGCCGAAGATTTTCCTCCGAAGTGGAGCTTGTGCTTTTTCGTGTTGCCCAGGAAGCATTGAGAAATGCCTTGAGGCATGCTCAGGCGACTAGTGCTGTGGTCGCAGTGGAGTTCGGCGATGGGAAAATTAGAATAACTGTCAAGGACAATGGCAAGGGATTCGACCTTCCAGAAACAACCGGCGACTTGGTGAAGCAAGGTAGATTGGGCTTGGCTGGGATGCAAGAGCGTATCCAGTTGGTGGGTGGCAGCCTGAGAATAAAGTCTAGGTCTGGCAAAGGCACGGCAGTAGTGATTGAGGCGGCAGCATGA
- a CDS encoding response regulator transcription factor, producing MKTIKILIADDHAFVREGTRRILEQESDLEVVAEAGDGEEAVRLASDLKPDVALVDVAMPKLDGIEATRQIKALCPTVAVLVLSAYDDDQFVFGLLEAGAAGYMLKSVRGHEIVDAIRAVHAGESVLHPSVARKVLNRFANVSSKPREKKTLELLTEREMEVLKLVTRGLGNKDIADELCLSVRTVQGHLANIFNKLRVGSRTEAVVHALKEGWVTLDDVS from the coding sequence TTGAAAACGATAAAGATTTTGATTGCAGATGACCACGCATTTGTCCGTGAGGGCACACGCCGCATTCTGGAGCAGGAGTCGGATTTGGAAGTAGTGGCTGAGGCTGGGGATGGCGAGGAAGCAGTGAGACTTGCCTCCGACTTAAAGCCAGATGTTGCTTTAGTTGATGTCGCCATGCCCAAACTAGATGGCATTGAGGCGACCAGACAGATAAAAGCTCTATGCCCCACTGTAGCGGTGCTAGTGCTTAGTGCCTATGACGATGATCAATTTGTCTTCGGTTTGCTGGAGGCAGGGGCTGCTGGTTACATGTTGAAGAGCGTTCGTGGTCATGAGATAGTCGACGCTATTCGGGCGGTACATGCTGGGGAGTCGGTGCTTCATCCCTCAGTCGCCCGTAAAGTTCTAAACCGGTTCGCCAACGTTTCCAGCAAGCCACGTGAAAAGAAAACCTTGGAACTGCTCACCGAGCGAGAGATGGAGGTGTTGAAGCTGGTAACCAGAGGTTTGGGCAACAAGGATATTGCCGATGAGCTTTGCTTAAGTGTACGCACTGTGCAGGGGCACTTGGCAAATATCTTCAATAAGCTTCGGGTTGGCTCACGTACTGAGGCTGTAGTACATGCCTTGAAGGAAGGTTGGGTCACTCTCGATGATGTGTCCTGA